From the genome of Treponema peruense:
GCTCATCCGATTAACCCTGAATTCAGAAATGAGATTCAGGAACAGATTCTTAAGGAATTTGACGCAGGGCATTTTGAAGATACAGGTGCTTCTGTCGAAGATGAAATTTGAATTAGGGGTGCATTGCCCTTTGAATATTTTGGGACGTCGTCAAGTGGTAAGACAACGGCTTTTGGTGCCGTCATTCCGCTGGTTCGAGTCCAGCCGTCCCAGTTTTTTTTATAAGGAAACTTAAAAAAATAAGGAGTTCTTTTTATGGAACAGTTTGTTGTTAATGCAAAAATCCGCAAAGAGGCAGGAAAGCGTGTCTCAAAGCAGCTTCGTGCGGAAGGTCGTATTCCTGCAATCGCCTATAACGAAAAGGGCGAGTCAATTATGCTTGACGTAGATGCAGCGGAATTCTCAAAAGCCTGGCGTTCAATCACTCCGACAACTCTTATCAACCTTAAGATTGACGGACAGGATAATATGGCTTATATTCAGGATACAGAGTACGATATCAAGACCGACAAGAATCTTCATGCCGACTTCCATATCGTATCAGGAACAAAGCCGATTACTGCTGTTCTTAAGATGCACTATTCTGGAACTCCTGTCGGTGTACTTAAGGGTGGTTTTATGGTAAAGCATGTTCCCGATGTAAAACTCAAGGCTCTTCCTGCTGATATGCCGGTTTCAATTTCTGCCGATGTTTCAAAGGTAGAAATCGGACAGAAGTTTACTGTTGCTGATCTTGGTCTCAGCGACAAGGTTACTATTCTTTCAAAGCCGACTGCGGTTATTGTTTCAATCGCACCTCCAAGAAAGTAATTTCAGGAATCTTTTGTTTTAAATTTTGCCCTCTGTTTTTTGCAGAGGGTTTTTTTTTGAGGCTGCCATGTCTGGTTCGGAACGAATTTTCGATTTTGAAAAAAAAGTGTCCCAGGGTCTTGCTGAATGCGGTGTAAATTTATTTGCAGACAAAAGTGCCCCTGTAGGAGTTGCAGTAAGCGGCGGTGCAGACTCGGTTTCTCTTCTTGTATCTCTTGTTCATATTTGTAAAAATCCCGGAAAAATAATTGCAGTTACTGTAAACCACAATCTTCGTTCAGAAGAAGAAAGTGGCGGGGATGCAGTCTTTGTAGAAAAGTTGTGCTCTTCCCTTGGTGTCAAGTGCAGAAGGTTTGATGTTCCGCGCGGAAAAATTCTTTCTGAGGCAAAAAAAAACGGTAGCGGTGTAGAAGATGCTGCGCGCAAAATACGCTATTCCTGTTTTGAAAAATTTATTCAAGAAACCGGCTCTTCATTTCTTTGTCTTGCACATAACCGGAATGACCGTATAGAAACTGTCGTGATGCGTTTTATGCAGGGGGCGGGTACTTCTTCTCTTGCAGGAATTCCGCAGCGCAGGGGTGTTTTTGTCCGGCCCCTTATTGGTATTCCGCGGGAAGAAATTGAATCCTATCTTTGTGAACAGGGCATTTCCTACAGAACAGATTCTACAAATTCAGATACCAGTCTGTTCCGCAACTGTGTGCGCAGAAAGATTATGCCTTTTTTGGATGAATGCAGTCCAGGATGGAGGAAAGCCGTACTTTCTCTTTCTTCAAAAATGGCCTGCGATGCTGACTTTATTGAACAAAGTGTTTCTGAGGCATGCAGCAATCCTTCGGTTTCGCTTTTGCTTTCAGAAGGGCGTGCCTCTTTATTGCGTGCAGGGTATTCAGCCCTTCATAAAAGCATACGCATACGGCTTCTTTACAAATGTATTTCTTATGCAGGGGCCGTTTCTAGAATTCCGTATAGCTTTGTAGAAGACTTTGACAAAAGTGTATATTCGGATTGCGGCGAAAAAAATATGTCTGCCTGCGGAATAAGTATGGTGGCCGAAAAAGATATAATTTGCATTCAAAAAAATGTAAAACCGGCGACAGAAAGCGTGTTTTTTGTTATAATAGAAAAAAATGGAACTTATGCACTCGGGGATCTTGTGGTGGAAGTTTCTTCGGAAGGCAAAGCAGTCAGCCTGTCCTGCGGGAACAAAACTGTTTCTTTGGGGAATACAGGGTTCCCGTTTGTTATAAGAAGCCGTCAGTCCGGAGATGAATTTCTACGTCCGGACGGAACTTCCAGGTCTGTTTCAAAAATTTTTGATGACTGGAAGTGCGGTATTCTCAGGGATAAGATTCCGCTGGTTCAGAGAGTGTGCGGGGACTGCAGTCAAAATATAGTTTTGATTTGGGGAGAACTCTATGGATTTAAAAACTGTTTTTCGGTTTAAGCCGGTTATTCGGATGGAAGTATGAGTACAAGATTTTCTTTTGGAATTTTTACTTTTGTTTTTTTTCTTTGTATTTCTGTAATTAAAGTTTCTGCTGATTCTATAATTCCTCCGGCAGGTGTTCAGTCTGCCAACCGCAGAACGGCATTGCGCTGTCTTTCCCTGTCAAAGGAATTTGTTGACTCACAGGACTGGAACGCTGCTCTTTCGCAGGCAACTCTCGGACTGTCCTATGATGATTCTGTTTCGGATCTCTGGTATCTTATGGCGGTTTCGCATTCGGGGCTCGGTGCACAAAGGTCTGTGATTATTCCGCTTCTGGAAAATTCACTTAAAAAAAACAACTGGGTTGACTATAACCGCGACGCAGCAAGACTTATGTATGCCGATGTTTTGAGCGATACCGGTGAAAGTAAAAAAGCAGTTGAAATTCTTGATTCAGAGCCTTTTGTTTATTCCGCAGATGCTGAATATGTCAGGATAAAAGCGCTTTACCGCATTGGTGATGAACAGTCTGTTTCATTGGCCAGAACAAAAATGGAGGGCGCCGGAAGAATTTATCCTTTTGATACAAGATTTCCGCTGCTTTTCTTTAAGAGTGAATACGGCAGGCCGCAAAGTGCAGCGTCGTCGGCAATTGCATCTTATTTTATTTCGCGTGTCTCTCAGTATGCAGAAGCTGCGCCCGATAAAGATGCCGAACTTGAAATTTATGCAGCATCTTTTGCGGCAGGAGAAATGCGCGTCCGTATGCTTAAGTCTTTTTCTGCCAGAGATTTAAGGCATCCTTTGTATGCAATTGTTGCGCTGGATGCAAATCTTCTTTCTGAACAGGATGCGCTTTCGTATATCTGTGATTTTTCTGATGATTCAATTGACTTTGATTTGCTGTCAGAGTTTTTGCAGAAGCTTGGCTCTGATGATGTAAAGAAGGAAGCAGCTGCTTATTTTAATT
Proteins encoded in this window:
- a CDS encoding 50S ribosomal protein L25 translates to MEQFVVNAKIRKEAGKRVSKQLRAEGRIPAIAYNEKGESIMLDVDAAEFSKAWRSITPTTLINLKIDGQDNMAYIQDTEYDIKTDKNLHADFHIVSGTKPITAVLKMHYSGTPVGVLKGGFMVKHVPDVKLKALPADMPVSISADVSKVEIGQKFTVADLGLSDKVTILSKPTAVIVSIAPPRK
- the tilS gene encoding tRNA lysidine(34) synthetase TilS, encoding MSGSERIFDFEKKVSQGLAECGVNLFADKSAPVGVAVSGGADSVSLLVSLVHICKNPGKIIAVTVNHNLRSEEESGGDAVFVEKLCSSLGVKCRRFDVPRGKILSEAKKNGSGVEDAARKIRYSCFEKFIQETGSSFLCLAHNRNDRIETVVMRFMQGAGTSSLAGIPQRRGVFVRPLIGIPREEIESYLCEQGISYRTDSTNSDTSLFRNCVRRKIMPFLDECSPGWRKAVLSLSSKMACDADFIEQSVSEACSNPSVSLLLSEGRASLLRAGYSALHKSIRIRLLYKCISYAGAVSRIPYSFVEDFDKSVYSDCGEKNMSACGISMVAEKDIICIQKNVKPATESVFFVIIEKNGTYALGDLVVEVSSEGKAVSLSCGNKTVSLGNTGFPFVIRSRQSGDEFLRPDGTSRSVSKIFDDWKCGILRDKIPLVQRVCGDCSQNIVLIWGELYGFKNCFSV